In the genome of Aspergillus luchuensis IFO 4308 DNA, chromosome 2, nearly complete sequence, one region contains:
- a CDS encoding putative integral membrane protein (COG:W;~EggNog:ENOG410PN85;~InterPro:IPR006838;~PFAM:PF04750;~TransMembrane:6 (i21-42o62-83i95-114o126-151i158-178o202-223i);~go_component: GO:0016021 - integral component of membrane [Evidence IEA]): protein MASSGTIQSLQRQHPLQRLSSPSRGFSALVHSLGLASFFFSFKYMHENPNVANEAYGWHFQYLTVIGLTLATLTFTAGLLADMTLSARLFLVKNLLSVCSAPMEVLISILYWGIRLIDKRLVVPDWVILPMHADIGFHAIPSIVLLIDLLLLSPPWTITVLPALALSSTIAFGYWFWIERCFQYNGWYPYPIFEAVGFEGRIGLFALSAVTMALSTGTLKWLYGRVNGYGTSAKAQSRPGAIKSNGNI, encoded by the exons ATGGCGTCTTCTGGAACAATTCAGTCGCTTCAGCGGCAACATCCCCTGCAGCGCCTGTCCAGCCCGTCCAGAggcttctcggccttggtTCAT TCTCTAGGTCtagccagcttcttcttctcgttcAAGTA CATGCACGAGAACCCCAATGTGGC TAATGAAGCATATGGTTGGCATTTCCAGTACCTGACGGTCATTGGGCTGACGCTGGCCACGCTCACCTTTACCGCCGGTCTGCTGGCGGATATGACGTTATCGGCTCGGCTATTTTTAGTCAAGAACCTTCTTTCTGTATGCAGCGCTCCAATGGAAGTGTTGATCAGCATCCTATATTGGGGGATCCGTTTG ATTGATAAGCGTTTGGTTGTTCCTGATTGGGTGATACTTCCCATGCATGCCG ACATCGGCTTCCATGCTATACCGTCTATCGTTCTACTGattgaccttcttcttctttcaccTCCTTGGACTATTACTGTTCTTCCTGCACTGGCCCTGTCCAGCACCATCGCTTTTGGATACTGGTTCTGGATCGAACGATGCTTCCAATACAATGGATG GTATCCTTACCCCATTTTTGAGGCTGTAGGATTCGAGGGTCGCATTGGACTCTTTGCCCTAAGCGCCGTTACAATGGCGCTAAGCACGGGAACTCTCAAATGGCTCTATGGCCGCGTGAACGGATACGGAACGAGCGCCAAAGCCCAGTCTCGCCCTGGAGCTATCAAAAGCAACGGCAATATCTAA
- a CDS encoding Zn(II)2Cys6 transcription factor (COG:S;~EggNog:ENOG410PJM7;~InterPro:IPR036864,IPR021858,IPR001138;~PFAM:PF00172,PF11951;~go_function: GO:0000981 - DNA-binding transcription factor activity, RNA polymerase II-specific [Evidence IEA];~go_function: GO:0008270 - zinc ion binding [Evidence IEA];~go_process: GO:0006355 - regulation of transcription, DNA-templated [Evidence IEA]), with product MPRPRRPGAPEPKRRSRKGCWPCKARKVKCGEEKPSCLNCRRQNEPCDYSIRLNWGGRTRRKSSVDSPSSQSSSPPGHYATFSFSPSNQYHPDAPSPVQPYTPFSMRDGTTVPDQAAGDLLWDVGLAGGMEIGTSTTSPKGLHDILHETPTAFGQLNNESNCTNGKTSVDMGATSQDQEATSPWPDLSPDLATSSSSETLLAFSPPVPSSLDTISYPSPADTNSTIGSFAAFNFSSATISRPISFLRHTSDLHHSPPDSNHMPESRTEFSSYSSSTDVMSIYADFQSHASSSAQNAASPGSAEASLLSSGLAHEAPALQAGPAVHTENFFSKIMNDPLHPDSQSDGVYSRTGYVSHAADSAGQSLSEPEDVSMSEKRWQAYLTRVTDNYGLDCGRPDLDLNKNDDHSAIDINYALDLINSDSRPSASNSEGLHTENAKYDGSDCNKRSYYASPVPINIPRYLSPLPPSLVKTPINLMYFHHFLNHTGRMLVPHDCENNPFISVLPTMAIGDSNLLNLMLAYSASHRARYLGHPEPATRIAHWVSNVFPTLRLALEDPREKVTDSHLATAIMLLSLKIISPSTFEVPIPWQSHLKLARDLYLARQEQMSYPGNRVGAFLTRWLGYIDLMGALSCRESGPPLSAYQSVLAVCSDAGTHGEYCVDCFSGFTPKTGLFLMQLGRLTHECDNERFDENGVFLPDWEPSPGVVFEAEALIADLGALETYAYADAAHFGPSKTDFLATDRAFRYAGLLHLHRRVLNASPFSEAVTGAEKELFKAIGDIRQSASAEVGVLFPLFTAGCEARDAAQRAEIQDRFDFLERTGMKQMQSARTLMQRCWSEDLPWIALAQGEFLG from the exons ATGCCTCGCCCCAGAAGACCCGGCGCGCCAGAGCCGAAACGACGATCCCGTAAGGGCTGCTG GCCGTGCAAAGCCCGAAAGGTGAAATG tggagaggagaagccgTCGTGCCTCAACTGCCGACGCCAGAATGAACCATGTGACTATAGCATCAGGTTGAATTGGGGCGGGAGGACACGGAGGAAATCTTCTGTAGACTCCCCCAGCTCTCAGTCCAGTAGTCCACCGGGCCACTATGCCACCTTCAGTTTCTCGCCATCGAACCAATACCATCCGGATGCCCCGAGTCCAGTCCAGCCATACACACCCTTTTCCATGCGAGACGGAACGACTGTGCCAGATCAAGCTGCAGGGGACTTGCTATGGGATGTCGGACTTGCAGGGGGTATGGAAATAGGAACATCCACAACCAGTCCTAAAGGATTACATGATATCCTCCATGAAACTCCGACTGCCTTTGGCCAGTTAAATAATGAATCCAACTGTACAAATGGCAAGACCTCTGTAGACATGGGGGCTACGTCGCAAGATCAAGAAGCGACCTCCCCATGGCCAGATTTGTCCCCCGATTTAGCCACATCCTCGTCGAGCGAGACCCTGCTCGCTTTCTCCCCGCCTGTACCTTCATCGCTGGACACCATCTCATACCCATCGCCTGCAGATACGAACTCGACTATCGGTTCATTCGCGGCTTTTAACTTTTCCTCTGCCACGATATCGAGGCCCATCTCGTTCCTCCGACATACATCGGACCTCCATCATTCCCCGCCCGACTCCAATCACATGCCCGAATCTCGTACCGAGTTTTCTAGCTATTCCTCGTCTACGGATGTGATGAGCATCTATGCAGACTTCCAGTCACatgcatcatcttctgctcaGAATGCGGCATCGCCAGGGTCGGCAGAAGCAAGTTTGCTTTCGTCGGGATTGGCTCACGAGGCCCCAGCGCTGCAGGCGGGTCCAGCCGTCCATACGGAGaacttcttcagcaagaTCATGAACGATCCTCTGCATCCTGATAGCCAATCCGATGGGGTTTATTCTCGCACAGGATACGTCTCCCATGCTGCTGACAGTGCAGGCCAGAGCCTATCGGAACCGGAGGATGTTTCCATGTCGGAAAAGAGATGGCAAGCTTATCTGACCAGGGTCACGGACAATTACGGGTTGGATTGCGGGCGCCCGGATCTCGATCTCAACAAGAACGACGATCATTCCGCCATTGACATCAACTACGCTTTGGATTTGATTAACTCGGACAGTCGACCTTCCGCTTCGAACTCGGAAGGTTTGCATACAGAGAATGCAAAGTACGATGGGTCTGACTGCAACAAGCGTAGCTACTATGCATCGCCGGTACCAATCAATATACCGCGGTATCTTTCGCCGTTGCCACCGTCACTCGTGAAGACGCCAATTAACTTGATGTATTTCCACCACTTTCTCAACCATACCGGTCGCATGCTGGTTCCTCATGATTGCGAAAATAACCCGTTCATCTCGGTGTTACCGACCA TGGCAATTGGCGACTCTAATCTTCTAAATCTGATGCTGGCATATTCCGCTAGTCATCGGGCGCGGTATCTGGGCCATCCTGAGCCCGCAACCCGAATTGCACACTGGGTGAGCAATGTCTTTCCCACTCTGCGCTTGGCGCTTGAGGATCCTCGTGAGAAGGTGACCGACAGTCATCTTGCGACTGCCATCATGCTTCTCTCTCTGAAAATCATATCTCCCAGCACGTTTGAAGTGCCCATCCCATGGCAAAGTCACTTGAAGCTTGCTCGGGATCTGTATCTGGCACGACAAGAGCAGATGTCATACCCTGGAAATCGTGTCGGCGCATTTCTCACGCGCTGGCTGGGATACATCGATCTCATGGGCGCTCTATCGTGCCGGGAAAGTGGACCACCACTGTCTGCATATCAATCTGTTTTGGCGGTCTGCTCTGATGCAGGAACACATGGCGAATATTGTGTTGACTGCTTCAGTGGGTTTACGCCCAAAACTGGCTTGTTTCTAATGCAGCTGGGAAGATTGACTCATGAGTGTGACAACGAGCGTTTCGACGAGAACGGAGTCTTTCTTCCTGACTGGGAACCATCACCAGGTGTTGTCTTTGAAGCCGAAGCCTTGATAGCGGATCTTGGCGCTTTGGAAACCTACGCCTATGCTGACGCAGCGCACTTCGGTCCGAGCAAGACCGATTTTCTAGCCACTGACCGGGCCTTTCGCTATGCAGGGCTATTGCACCTTCATCGTCGGGTGCTAAATGCGTCGCCCTTTTCTGAGGCGGTTACGGGGGCCGAAAAAGAGCTCTTCAAGGCAATAGGTGACATCCGGCAGAGTGCGTCTGCAGAGGTCGGGGTTTTGTTCCCATTGTTTACTGCGGGCTGCGAAGCTCGGGATGCTGCGCAAAGAGCAGAAATCCAAGACCGCTTTGATTTCCTCGAAAGAACAGGAATGAAACAG ATGCAAAGCGCTCGTACGCTGATGCAGCGATGCTGGTCCGAAGACTTACCGTGGATCGCATTGGCTCAGGGCGAATTTCTAGGGTAG
- a CDS encoding uncharacterized protein (COG:S;~EggNog:ENOG410PZDH): protein MKPPVLVPWDGTIKWAIRGSSVFETTDEELDALLYRPNIVSKESPTELWMFQFGLRYIPAEGDRDVHRAVTIENLPSNVTLQQLLPLITGEIYSAHFLDTVSITGSNTAFIVFVTQADTVDFLKNSGGSLALRATQAKVTLVPTPTYPMAASMARLVFEEGHTRCVCISGVRDTLKGEIRRVLGRSPFLDFLERIEDGQVLGDVYARFHSIKVATAAYKLLKSHPSFQKCKLRFLAARPLARQPRIGIWD from the coding sequence ATGAAACCACCAGTGCTCGTGCCGTGGGATGGTACAATCAAATGGGCTATCCGAGGATCCAGTGTGTTTGAGACTACGGATGAAGAACTCGACGCGTTGCTGTACCGCCCGAATATTGTCAGCAAGGAATCTCCAACTGAGCTCTGGATGTTCCAGTTTGGCTTGCGCTATATCCCCGCTGAAGGTGACAGAGATGTACACCGCGCCGTCACTATTGAGAATCTACCATCAAACGTGACCCTGCAGCAACTCTTACCTCTAATTACCGGCGAAATCTACTCAGCGCACTTCCTCGATACTGTATCTATCACGGGGTCAAACACCGCTTTCATCGTCTTCGTTACCCAGGCAGATACTGTTGACTTTCTCAAAAATTCCGGCGGTAGTCTTGCCCTGAGGGCGACACAGGCTAAAGTGACCCTAGTCCCGACTCCAACTTATCCTATGGCGGCTAGTATGGCACGGCTGGTTTTCGAAGAAGGTCATACGCGGTGTGTCTGTATATCTGGTGTGCGGGATACTCTGAAGGGGGAGATTCGTCGGGTCTTGGGCCGGTCGCCGTTCTTGGATTTTCTCGAACGGATCGAGGACGGACAGGTGCTCGGGGATGTCTATGCTCGGTTTCACTCAATCAAGGTGGCCACTGCCGCCTATAAGCTTTTGAAGAGTCATCCGAGCTTCCAGAAGTGTAAACTCCGGTTTCTGGCAGCAAGACCTTTAGCGCGGCAACCTCGAATCGGAATCTGGGATTGA
- a CDS encoding uncharacterized protein (COG:G;~EggNog:ENOG410Q4K3;~InterPro:IPR020846,IPR011701,IPR036259;~PFAM:PF07690;~TransMembrane:12 (i61-78o106-124i131-153o159-179i191-214o226-247i296-315o335-355i362-383o389-410i422-442o454-476i);~go_function: GO:0022857 - transmembrane transporter activity [Evidence IEA];~go_process: GO:0055085 - transmembrane transport [Evidence IEA]), translating to MAQVDEKPAIHSSSRGMVDTEKATTVHGSPEESQLDFLDDPDEGLSEEERAKIDRALLWKLDLRLIPWLSLLYLISFLDRTNVGNAKLAGLQGDLHMSNSQYNDSLTIFFVSYAIFEPITNVLLKRWRPSVFIPIIMVVWGICMTCMGLVHNFSGIMAVRWFLGLAEAGLFPGVGYFLSCWYKRSEFGVRMAIFFSAAALAGSFGGLLAAAIALMDGIGGKAGWSWIFILEGLLTIVIGVLSVWMVYDFPDQAKFLSEADRKRVLRRLAADKQASAGYEKFEMTYFWSSLKDWKTYLNAIIYMGSCMPLYAFSLFTPTIINELGLFSYTAIQAQLLSVPPYAAAAIVTVAIGFIADRTGQRGICNIAVSLLGIAGFSLLLGANSAGARYAGVFLGAMGIYPAISNTISWASNNAEGVYKRGVTLGIVIGWGNLNGVVSSNIYRGGDAPQYYPGHGAVLAYLVLFLFGGSLVQYVLLRRENAKRRRGDRDHWIAGLERQEIEKLGDKRPDFIYTL from the exons ATGGCGCAGGTCGACGAGAAACCAGCGATACACAGTTCCTCCCGTGGTATGGTGGATACCGAAAAGGCTACTACCGTCCACGGTTCACCAGAGGAGTCGCAACTGGATTTCCTTGATGACCCAGATGAAGGCTTgagtgaggaggaaaggGCGAAGATC GATCGTGCGTTACTGTGGAAACTTGATTTGCGGCTCATCCCGTGGTTGAGTTTGCTGTACCTGATTTCTTTCTTGGATAG AACAAATGTTGGCAATGCCAAGCTCGCTGGTCTCCAAGGGGATTTGCATATGAGTAATTCGCAGTACAACGACTCTCTGACTATTTTCTTCGTGTCATACGCGATTTTCGAACCTATCACCAATGTTCTCCTCAAGCGCTGGCGACCTAGCGTGTTTATTCCGATTATAATGGTAGTATGG GGTATATGCATGACTTGTATGGGACTCGTACACAACTTCTCTGGGATTATGGCG GTGCGATGGTTCCTTGGCCTGGCGGAAGCCGGTCTCTTTCCTGGCGTTGGATACTTCTTATCCTGCTGGTACAAACGATCCGAATTCGGCGTTCGCATGGCcattttcttctccgccgctgCCCTCGCGGGGTCATTTGGAGGATTGCTCGCGGCTGCGATCGCCCTGATGGATGGCATCGGAGGCAAGGCGGGCTGGTCTTGGATCTTCATTCTTGAGGGTCTACTGACGATCGTCATCGGTGTGCTGTCCGTATGGATGGTCTACGACTTTCCGGACCAGGCCAAATTCTTGTCCGAAGCGGATCGCAAGCGTGTACTGCGTCGTCTGGCGGCTGACAAGCAAGCCAGTGCTGGGTACGAGAAGTTTGAGATGACTTATTTCTGGAGCAGTCTGAAGGACTGGAAGACGTATCTCAATGCGATCATCTACATGGGTTCATGCATGCCGCTATATGCATTCTCCCTATTTACCCCGACTATCATCAATGAGCTA GGTTTGTTTA GCTATACCGCGATTCAGGCGCAGCTGCTCAGTGTCCCGCCTTATGCTGCGGCAGCTATCGTCACCGTGGCAATCGGGTTTATCGCAGATCGGACCGGCCAACGTGGCATCTGCAACATTGCGGTGTCACTCCTCGGCATCGCTGGGTTCTCCTTGCTTCTTGGGGCCAATTCCGCAGGTGCGCGATATGCAGGGGTATTCCTGGGCGCCATGGGCATTTACCCCGCGATCTCGAACACGATTTCCTGGGCCAGTAACAACGCAGAGG GTGTGTACAAGCGCGGTGTCACGCTAGGTATTGTCATTGGCTGGGGCAACCTGAACGGCGTGGTATCATCCAACATCTACCGCGGCGGAGACGCGCCTCAGTACTATCCGGGTCACGGGGCGGTGCTGGCATATTTAGTGCTGTTCCTATTTGGTGGATCACTCGTGCAGTATGTTCTCCTCCGGCGGGAGAACGCGAAACGCCGTCGGGGAGACCGAGACCACTGGATAGCAGGACTGGAGAGACAGGAGATCGAGAAGCTTGGAGACAAGCGGCCAGACTTTATATACACGCTGTAG
- a CDS encoding uncharacterized protein (COG:S;~EggNog:ENOG410PY5B) yields the protein MTTSTPAPTMPPNLNLQTLFTSLSTKNWTLLRVLKSANPHDINGNLHGTASFTSLPDTTTTTTQDPPAPQRQLLYTETGTLPPHIGHNLQWKKSYIWRLKSSTATSTATPTSTVKDDLSVWFVKVGDEKVADYLFHGMEFLLDSNESGSGGDEEGDGEEFVSAPVPPSIPGGGGRGGELDTVVVTARGNHLCINDMYRTAYAFRVVKGDGDGDGDGIGEVVSWASRHVVKGPKKDQDIVNYYTVREGV from the coding sequence ATGACAACCTCAACTCCAGCCCCAACCATGCCtcccaacctcaacctccaaaccctcttcacctccctctccacaaaGAACTGGACCCTCCTCCGAGTCCTCAAAAGCGCAAACCCGCACGACATCAACGGCAACCTGCACGGCACCGCATCCTTCACCTCTCTTCctgacaccaccaccaccaccacacaaGATCCCCCCGCCCCGCAGCGCCAACTCCTCTACACCGAGACGGGCACCCTGCCGCCACACATTGGACATAATCtccaatggaagaagagttaTATCTGGAGGTTGAAATCATCCACAGCTACATCTACAGCTACACCTACATCTACAGTTAAGGATGATTTATCCGTCTGGTTTGTGAAAGTGggtgatgagaaggtcgCGGATTATTTGTTTCATGGGATGGAGTTTCTTCTTGATAGTAATGAATCTGGGAgtggtggggatgaggaaggggatggggaggagtttgTGAGTGCGCCGGTGCCGCCATCTAtacctggaggaggaggaaggggaggggagctgGATACGGTGGTGGTTACGGCGAGGGGAAATCATCTTTGTATTAATGATATGTATCGGACGGCGTATGCGTTTCGGGTGGTCaaaggggatggagatggggatggggatgggattggggaggtggtTAGTTGGGCGAGTAGACATGTGGTTAAAGGGCCGAAGAAGGATCAGGATATTGTGAATTATTATAcggtgagggagggggttTAG
- a CDS encoding uncharacterized protein (SECRETED:SignalP(1-18)) produces MKFSAVFSTFMVAGLVLAAPPAPRPTDIQAHHHSNPPPNAPLPKPHDNNKRDGPEPPNDEPTPDAPKPANDPQPHDQPKPIPQPSKDAPFPSDPNPPQKRNDGPKPPKDPQPKPQPKPQPKPQPKPLNDKPQDPPRPN; encoded by the exons ATGAAGTTTTCTGCAGTTTTTTCTACCTTTATGGTAGCCGGCCTGGTTCTCgctgctcctcctgctccac GCCCTACTGATATCCAAGCTCACCATCACtccaaccctcctcccaacgctcctcttcccaaaccccacgacaacaacaagcgTGATGGCCCAGAGCCTCCTAATGATGAGCCTACACCCGACGCTCCCAAGCCTGCGAATGATCCCCAGCCCCATGATCAGCCCAAGCCCATCCCTCAACCCTCTAAGGACGCGCCCTTTCCCAGCGACCCGAATCCCCCACAGAAGCGCAATGACGGACCGAAGCCTCCTAAGGATCCTCAGCCAAAACCTCAACCAAAGCCTCAGCCTAAGCCCCAGCCTAAGCCCCTGAATGACAAGCCGCAGGATCCGCCTAGGCCCAACTAG
- a CDS encoding uncharacterized protein (COG:S;~EggNog:ENOG410PQ79;~InterPro:IPR025870,IPR029068;~PFAM:PF13468), which translates to MSSQKVYLDHLLLQFSKEEFESPSKWLTDHFTIIEGGTHAGGLSRNKLIIFPDGTYLELLNWITKPENWRDRPGDFALTSLAPVSAEDNHDRIVKALDTISDDSLGVTYSQPIDGGRQTPSGVDIRWKLLKARYSDTQPTTPDLHPRGRTDAPFFCHDVTDRVLRVPYDQSSVVDHPSGATGIAGIELLVPKDRLQSYVALYTCIVGASPRLSATEAEFELKAPGSLDFSGVLRIRAATSEDDDQYLREKGIGISSLIIRSKAIGDFPFPVSDYLH; encoded by the exons ATGTCCTCACAAAAGGTCTATCTGGACCACCTGCTCCTACAATTCAGCAAGGAAGAGTTCGAGTCGCCGTCCAAATGGTTGACTGATCACTTTACCATCATTGAAGGTGGTACTCATGCGG GTGGTCTGAGTCGCAACAAACTAATCATCTTCCCCGACGGAACTTATCTGGAACTCCTTAACTGGATAACCAAACCTGAAAACTGGAGGGACCGACCGGGCGATTTTGCGCTTACTTCTTTGGCACCCGTCTCGGCCGAAGATAACCATGACCGTATAGTCAAAGCGCTGGATACCATCTCTGATGATAGCCTGGGGGTGACGTACTCGCAGCCGATCGACGGAGGACGTCAGACACCCAGTGGGGTCGATATCCGCTGGAAGCTACTGAAGGCACGTTATTCCGATACGCAACCAACTACGCCAGATCTCCATCCTCGAGGCCGCACAGATGCACCCTTCTTCTGCCATGATGTCACGGACAGGGTTCTGCGCGTCCCGTATGATCAGTCTTCTGTCGTTGATCACCCGTCAGGCGCAACAGGGATTGCGGGCATCGAGCTGCTCGTGCCTAAAGATAGACTGCAATCCTATGTGGCCCTTTATACGTGCATAGTGGGAGCATCCCCGCGCTTGTCCGCGACCGAAGCGGAGTTCGAGCTCAAAGCGCCGGGTTCCCTAGATTTCTCCGGGGTTCTTCGCATTCGGGCTGCAACgtcggaagatgatgatcaaTATCTGCGGGAGAAAGGGATTGGCATTTCATCTCTGATAATCCGATCGAAAGCTATCGGggattttccttttcctgtATCAGATTATCTGCATTGA
- a CDS encoding uncharacterized protein (COG:S;~EggNog:ENOG410PQ8H;~TransMembrane:1 (n21-32c37/38o152-175i)) — protein sequence MARWPPALTLSHAASSTSTMLFYISLISIALSTVARAHTVSLLPSAASSDFPSCALTCSVLKEAQNECVPPVAAQTDHATYVSCFCQSALLDQIHFPTGVCTESCPSASDRALIRTWYDEFCSSEDTLAARDTTTSIFARDSRSQTWWTTHYQWVIMVIVLVVAFSVITVVGVWLKRRHDRKYPGLYHATNTAGTDSALLAARQQDNSPSPQPGPPPQGSFRPGRFDPTINTESIASSSRTNITAPTTRPARSSSRLQKAQPVPEGDIEIREVRR from the exons ATGGCACGTTGGCCCCCGGCCTTGACCCTCAGCCATGCTGCCAGTTCGACCTCGACCATGCTCTTCTATATCTCCTTGATCTCCATCGCTCTCTCGACCGTCGCTCGCGCTCACActgtctcccttctcccctctgCCGCCTCGTCCGACTTCCCCTCATGTGCTTTGACCTGCTCGGTCTTAAAGGAGGCCCAGAATGAGTGTGTGCCTCCCGTCGCCGCCCAGACCGATCATGCGACCTACGTCTCGTGCTTCTGCCAGTCAGCTCTGCTCGACCAGATCCATTTCCCGACCGGGGTCTGCACGGAAAGCTGTCCCAGTGCGTCGGATCGTGCGTTGATCCGGACATGGTATGACGAATTTTGCTCGTCCGAGGACACCCTCGCCGCAAGAGACACCACTACCTCCATTTTCGCGAGAGATTCGCGCTCCCAGACCTG GTGGACCACCCACTATCAATGGGTGATCATGGTGATTGTCCTGGTGGTCGCGTTTTCCGTCATTACCGTCGTGGGTGTCTGGCTCAAGCGTCGCCATGACCGGAAATACCCTGGCCTCTACCACGCTACCAACACGGCAGGAACGGATAGCGCACTGTTGGCAGCCCGTCAGCAGGACAACAGTCCCTCGCCTCAACCGGGACCTCCCCCACAGGGCTCGTTCAGGCCCGGCCGATTCGACCCCACGATAAACACCGAGTCGATTGCCAGCAGTTCGCGCACCAATATCACCGCTCCGACGACCCGGCCCGCTCGAAGTTCGTCGCGTCTACAAAAGGCCCAGCCAGTTCCGGAGGGCGATATCGAAATTCGCGAAGTTCGCCGGTGA